Proteins from one Thermococcus sp. M36 genomic window:
- the arcC gene encoding carbamate kinase yields MKRVVIALGGNAILQRGQRGTYEEQMENVRKTAKQIVDIILDGDYEVVITHGNGPQVGALLLHMDAGQQVHGIPAQPMDVAGAMTQGQIGYMIQQAIMNELRRRGVDRPVATIVTQTIVDKDDPAFQHPSKPVGPFYDEETAKKLAAEKGWTVIEDSGRGWRRVVPSPDPIGHVEAPIIVDLVEKGFIVIASGGGGVPVIEKDGQLKGVEAVIDKDLAGEKLAEEVNADIFMILTDVNGAAVNFGRPDERWLGKVTVKELKKYYEEGHFKKGSMGPKVLAAIRFVEWGGERAVIAALDRAVEALEGKTGTQVIKG; encoded by the coding sequence ATGAAGAGGGTTGTTATCGCTCTTGGCGGGAACGCTATTCTCCAGAGGGGCCAGAGGGGCACTTACGAGGAGCAGATGGAGAACGTGAGAAAAACGGCTAAGCAAATCGTTGATATCATCCTTGACGGCGATTACGAGGTCGTTATTACCCATGGAAACGGGCCGCAGGTTGGGGCCCTGCTCCTCCACATGGACGCTGGACAGCAGGTTCACGGCATCCCGGCCCAGCCCATGGACGTTGCTGGGGCCATGACCCAGGGACAGATAGGTTACATGATCCAGCAGGCGATAATGAACGAGCTAAGGAGGAGGGGTGTGGACAGGCCTGTGGCGACGATAGTCACCCAGACCATAGTTGACAAGGACGACCCGGCCTTCCAGCACCCCAGCAAGCCGGTGGGACCCTTCTACGACGAGGAGACGGCAAAAAAGCTTGCCGCCGAGAAGGGCTGGACGGTCATAGAAGACTCCGGAAGGGGATGGAGGCGCGTCGTTCCGAGTCCAGATCCAATAGGACACGTCGAGGCGCCGATCATAGTTGACCTGGTGGAAAAGGGCTTCATCGTCATAGCGAGCGGTGGTGGCGGCGTCCCGGTTATCGAGAAGGACGGACAGCTGAAGGGCGTTGAAGCGGTCATAGACAAGGATCTGGCCGGTGAGAAGCTTGCGGAAGAGGTTAACGCCGACATCTTCATGATACTTACCGACGTGAACGGCGCCGCTGTGAACTTCGGCAGGCCGGACGAGAGGTGGCTCGGAAAGGTGACCGTGAAGGAGTTGAAAAAGTATTACGAGGAAGGACACTTCAAGAAGGGAAGCATGGGGCCGAAGGTTTTAGCGGCTATACGCTTCGTCGAGTGGGGCGGTGAGAGAGCCGTCATAGCGGCGCTCGACAGGGCCGTTGAGGCCCTGGAAGGAAAGACCGGGACACAGGTCATAAAGGGCTGA
- the arcS gene encoding archaeosine synthase subunit alpha, whose translation MEVIRHEGPGRLGLVRLGEHTFRTPALVGVDFTLSPFNSFFHPSEPGEYDFNLAPSIPLGFYTPNEVIEKALGRLWSVNYEGFNAFYLPALRRTAYLEEFFKIIERYNFDAVYLGNSKILVREYRYFVRILRELRERFPNIMIIADLEPFFYPLAVYLGVDAFDTRSLKLYDFEGRGFTQFSPFLWSDEPNSLDFARKTILEVRKALESGKLRYLVENYFSTQYHAGILRIADLEHGDYLEKYTPIQKETVYFISDASIRRPEVKRWHARVVERFVPPKNTELLLLFPCSAKKPYSHSRSHTLYRKAMKEALGSGIAKIHELILTSPFGVVPREWEWLAKYDIVVTGHWSEEEIKPAAELLAKTLEKYPKDVPIIAHLDEAYVEIAKLASEISGREIIFTRVENGTTSKESLRSLTETLREFKLEGTKEDRTYRYFEGIRKVFDFYFGPGAGEAVLPDKGQVKGSKMLRLFVDGQQTGTYKDGVISVTPFGMQRIYDATKSYWVKIDFDLRGDVFAVGVGEADERIRPDDIVGVVRDGRVIGVGKAVLSGEEMVRAKKGVAVKVGKRA comes from the coding sequence ATGGAAGTCATCAGGCACGAAGGGCCAGGAAGGCTGGGCCTCGTAAGGCTCGGGGAGCATACGTTCAGAACTCCCGCCCTAGTGGGGGTAGACTTCACACTATCCCCGTTCAACTCCTTCTTCCACCCTTCCGAACCCGGGGAGTACGACTTCAATCTGGCTCCCTCTATACCCCTGGGATTCTACACGCCAAACGAGGTGATAGAAAAAGCCCTCGGGAGGCTCTGGAGCGTAAACTACGAGGGCTTCAACGCCTTTTATCTGCCCGCTTTGAGAAGGACCGCCTATTTAGAGGAGTTCTTCAAGATAATTGAGCGCTATAACTTCGATGCCGTCTACCTCGGCAACTCAAAGATTCTGGTGAGGGAGTACCGCTACTTCGTGAGAATTCTGCGCGAGCTGCGCGAGAGGTTTCCCAACATCATGATAATAGCAGACCTGGAGCCCTTCTTTTACCCGCTGGCAGTTTATCTCGGTGTCGATGCCTTCGACACGCGCTCGCTCAAACTGTATGACTTCGAGGGCAGGGGCTTCACCCAGTTCAGTCCCTTCCTTTGGAGCGATGAACCCAACTCCCTCGACTTTGCGAGGAAGACGATTCTGGAAGTGAGAAAGGCCCTCGAAAGCGGCAAGCTCCGCTATCTGGTGGAGAACTACTTCTCGACCCAGTACCACGCGGGAATACTGCGGATAGCCGACCTTGAGCACGGTGATTACCTTGAGAAGTACACTCCAATCCAGAAGGAGACGGTCTACTTCATAAGCGACGCCTCGATAAGGAGGCCTGAGGTTAAGCGCTGGCATGCTCGCGTTGTGGAGAGGTTCGTTCCGCCCAAGAACACCGAGTTGCTCCTCCTCTTCCCCTGCTCAGCTAAAAAGCCCTACTCCCACTCGCGCTCCCACACGCTCTACCGCAAGGCAATGAAAGAAGCCCTAGGCTCTGGCATAGCAAAGATCCACGAGCTGATTTTAACCTCTCCATTCGGAGTCGTCCCAAGGGAGTGGGAATGGCTGGCCAAGTACGACATAGTCGTCACCGGTCACTGGAGTGAGGAGGAGATCAAGCCAGCGGCAGAGCTGCTCGCGAAGACCCTGGAGAAGTACCCGAAGGACGTCCCGATAATAGCCCACCTCGACGAGGCCTACGTGGAGATAGCCAAGCTCGCCTCGGAGATAAGCGGCAGGGAAATAATCTTCACCCGCGTTGAGAACGGGACCACGAGCAAGGAGAGTCTCAGGTCACTGACTGAAACCCTCAGGGAGTTCAAGCTTGAGGGAACCAAGGAGGATAGGACATACCGCTACTTCGAGGGCATAAGGAAGGTCTTTGACTTCTACTTTGGTCCCGGCGCTGGAGAAGCCGTCCTGCCGGATAAAGGCCAGGTTAAGGGCTCCAAGATGCTTCGCCTCTTCGTCGACGGCCAGCAGACGGGAACTTACAAGGACGGCGTGATAAGCGTGACGCCCTTCGGCATGCAGAGGATTTATGATGCAACCAAGTCCTACTGGGTGAAGATAGACTTCGACCTTCGCGGTGATGTCTTCGCAGTGGGCGTTGGCGAGGCCGATGAGAGAATCCGTCCGGACGACATCGTTGGCGTTGTTAGGGACGGGAGAGTCATTGGCGTCGGGAAGGCCGTCCTCAGCGGCGAGGAGATGGTGAGGGCTAAGAAGGGCGTTGCCGTGAAGGTCGGGAAGAGGGCATAG
- a CDS encoding NAD(P)/FAD-dependent oxidoreductase produces MRAVVIGSGIGGLLASSFLVKNGYEVTVLEKAPYVGGRFTNLNYKGFGLSTGAFHMLPHGEDGPLAHLLRLLGADVTIVNSNPKGRIFYKSKTFHYRDGWRYLGLKEKAKAMKLLADIKRNRLPTEEEAEMSGREWIRERIGDNEFVDLFIKSFLGWADSVLDVPAGELAREIKAALKWGGPGLVKGGCRAITGELARITEANGGKILTKKRVVEIDPEAKRVFTSDGEEFAYDVLVSNIGIRETVELIGRENFDRNYLKRVNALKPSEGIKYNVVLKGGPRIGNTVVFTLDTERINGYNEPSSLSPELAREGYTLVMLHHALQDRNVKAEQRKGIEDIYRIFPNLDEEGEILLIQTYLNGNPVNRVASGQVIEDFPVKDVYIVGDAYKLPGGIEVEGIALGVMRTLERLGLGNFSEWYL; encoded by the coding sequence ATGAGGGCAGTCGTCATAGGCTCCGGAATCGGCGGGCTTTTAGCATCCTCCTTTCTCGTGAAGAACGGTTACGAAGTTACTGTCCTTGAGAAGGCTCCCTACGTCGGCGGCCGCTTCACAAATTTAAACTATAAAGGGTTCGGGCTCTCGACGGGAGCCTTCCATATGCTCCCCCACGGGGAGGACGGGCCCTTAGCGCACCTCCTCAGGCTCCTCGGCGCGGACGTCACCATAGTAAACTCCAACCCCAAGGGCAGAATATTCTACAAGAGTAAGACCTTCCACTACAGAGACGGCTGGAGATACCTCGGTCTGAAGGAGAAGGCGAAAGCGATGAAGCTCCTCGCGGACATCAAGAGGAACAGGCTCCCAACCGAAGAAGAGGCCGAGATGAGCGGGCGCGAGTGGATAAGGGAAAGGATAGGCGACAACGAGTTCGTTGATCTGTTCATCAAAAGCTTCCTTGGCTGGGCCGACAGCGTCCTTGACGTCCCGGCAGGCGAGCTTGCGCGGGAGATAAAGGCGGCTTTGAAATGGGGTGGGCCCGGACTGGTCAAGGGCGGCTGTAGGGCGATAACCGGAGAGCTGGCAAGGATAACGGAAGCCAACGGCGGAAAAATCCTCACGAAGAAGAGGGTCGTCGAAATTGACCCCGAGGCGAAGAGGGTCTTTACCTCCGACGGTGAGGAGTTCGCCTACGACGTGCTCGTTTCCAACATCGGCATCAGGGAGACGGTCGAGCTGATTGGAAGGGAGAACTTCGACCGGAACTACCTCAAACGGGTGAACGCCCTCAAGCCGAGCGAGGGCATCAAGTATAACGTTGTCCTGAAGGGCGGGCCAAGGATAGGGAACACCGTCGTCTTCACACTTGACACCGAGAGGATAAACGGCTACAACGAGCCTTCGAGCCTTTCCCCAGAGCTGGCGAGGGAGGGATATACCCTGGTAATGCTCCACCACGCTTTGCAGGACAGGAACGTCAAGGCAGAGCAGAGGAAGGGCATCGAGGACATCTACCGCATCTTCCCGAACCTCGACGAGGAGGGCGAGATACTGCTGATCCAGACATACCTCAACGGAAATCCCGTCAACAGGGTCGCCAGCGGCCAGGTCATTGAGGACTTCCCAGTCAAGGACGTCTACATCGTCGGCGATGCCTACAAGCTCCCTGGTGGGATAGAGGTCGAAGGAATAGCCCTTGGTGTCATGAGGACGCTTGAGAGGCTCGGCCTTGGGAACTTCTCCGAGTGGTACCTCTGA
- a CDS encoding coiled-coil protein: MQVKVDPEEIKRIKREIEALEKERNEIRAKLEELEKELQIWIQKRDEKNNEVKQLRQKGREYKAKRDEINQQIQELKKNREEINAKLDLLYQEILEYRTKRDEYNQLRRLKMPPERIQERIEKLEWELQTNPNITPDREKQIVDQIQVLATELEIIQQAQRFHNRLVETRKKVDQLKKARKAISLEIQKLANQSQQFHEMMIKSFNQADEVKKEADEYHAKVVELREKVRDVRRELREIEKKIREYDEKHKELIAYRLVARMRAKKDASFEKAVEALEKFKRGEKLTLDELLLLQRYNLV, from the coding sequence ATGCAAGTGAAAGTAGACCCAGAGGAAATTAAGAGGATCAAGAGGGAGATAGAGGCCCTTGAAAAGGAGAGAAATGAGATAAGGGCCAAACTTGAGGAGCTCGAAAAGGAGCTTCAAATCTGGATCCAAAAGAGGGATGAAAAGAACAACGAGGTCAAGCAGCTCCGCCAGAAGGGACGCGAATACAAGGCCAAGCGTGATGAAATCAACCAGCAGATACAGGAGCTCAAGAAGAACCGCGAGGAGATAAACGCCAAGCTCGATCTCCTCTACCAGGAGATACTCGAGTACAGGACGAAGAGGGACGAGTACAACCAGCTCCGCAGGCTCAAGATGCCGCCCGAGAGGATACAGGAGCGCATCGAGAAGCTCGAATGGGAGCTCCAGACCAACCCGAACATCACCCCCGACAGGGAGAAGCAGATAGTCGACCAGATTCAGGTTCTGGCGACCGAGCTTGAGATAATCCAGCAGGCCCAGAGGTTCCACAACAGGCTCGTGGAGACCAGAAAGAAGGTGGACCAGCTCAAAAAGGCCAGAAAAGCCATCAGTCTGGAGATACAGAAGCTCGCGAACCAGAGCCAGCAGTTCCACGAGATGATGATCAAGTCATTCAACCAGGCCGACGAGGTCAAGAAGGAGGCCGACGAGTACCACGCCAAGGTCGTCGAGCTCCGCGAAAAGGTCAGGGACGTCAGAAGAGAGCTCCGCGAGATAGAGAAGAAGATAAGGGAGTACGACGAGAAGCACAAGGAACTCATAGCCTACAGGCTTGTAGCCAGGATGCGCGCCAAGAAGGACGCGAGCTTCGAGAAGGCCGTCGAGGCCCTTGAGAAGTTCAAGCGCGGCGAGAAGCTCACCCTCGACGAACTGCTCCTCCTCCAGAGGTACAACCTCGTCTGA
- a CDS encoding ATP-dependent Clp protease proteolytic subunit, whose amino-acid sequence MADATTGFFGSLLWWLFFLYILLWPQMQYKGLQAARARMLKKLSEKRGSTVITMIHRQESVGLFGIPFYKFISIEDSEEVLRAIRMAPKDKPIDLIIHTPGGLVLAATQIARALKDHPAETRVIVPHYAMSGGTLIALAADKIIMDPHAVLGPVDPQLGQYPAPSIVKAVEKKGADKVDDQTLILADVAEKAIVQVRDFVYDLLKDRYGDEKARELAQVLTEGRWTHDYPITYEHARELGLHVSTDVPEEVYALMEMYKQPMKQRGTVEFMPYTQRGESS is encoded by the coding sequence ATGGCGGACGCGACGACCGGGTTCTTCGGCTCCCTGCTCTGGTGGCTGTTCTTCCTGTACATCCTGCTGTGGCCCCAGATGCAGTACAAAGGGCTGCAGGCTGCGAGGGCGAGGATGCTCAAAAAGCTCTCGGAGAAAAGGGGCTCAACAGTCATCACAATGATCCACCGGCAGGAGAGCGTCGGCCTCTTCGGCATACCTTTCTACAAGTTCATAAGCATCGAGGACAGTGAGGAGGTTCTCAGGGCCATCAGGATGGCGCCCAAGGACAAGCCCATTGACCTGATAATTCACACGCCTGGCGGCCTGGTTCTGGCGGCCACGCAGATAGCCAGGGCCCTCAAAGACCATCCCGCAGAGACGAGGGTCATTGTGCCCCACTACGCGATGAGCGGAGGGACGCTGATAGCTCTTGCCGCGGACAAGATAATAATGGATCCCCACGCAGTACTGGGGCCCGTTGACCCCCAGCTGGGTCAGTACCCAGCACCCAGCATCGTGAAGGCTGTGGAGAAGAAGGGTGCCGACAAGGTTGACGATCAGACCCTTATCCTTGCGGATGTGGCCGAGAAGGCGATAGTCCAGGTCAGGGACTTCGTATACGACCTCCTGAAGGACAGGTACGGCGACGAAAAGGCCAGAGAATTGGCGCAGGTTCTGACAGAGGGCAGGTGGACCCACGACTATCCAATCACCTACGAGCACGCCAGAGAGCTGGGGCTCCACGTCAGCACGGACGTCCCAGAGGAAGTGTACGCCCTGATGGAAATGTACAAGCAGCCGATGAAGCAGAGGGGGACGGTTGAGTTCATGCCCTACACTCAGAGGGGCGAGAGCTCCTGA